Genomic DNA from Dethiosulfovibrio faecalis:
GTCGAATCCTGGAGGAAACGGGATTCCCTCCGGAACTTCTGGAGCTGGAGCTGACCGAGTCGACCCTGATGAAAGACCTGGACAGAAGCTGCAGTATGCTGGAAAGTCTGAAGGAACTGGGCGTCTCCCTCGCCATAGACGATTTCGGAACGGGATATTCGTCCCTAACCTATATGGCCCGTTTCGACGTGGACGTCCTCAAGATAGACCGATCCTTCATGCCGGGTAAAGAGGCCCCATCTTTGAACGAGGCTATAGTGAAGAGCGTCGTGGCCCTCGCCCGTGCGAGAGGGCTTAGGGTTATAGCCGAGGGAGTGGAGACGGAGGAACAGAGGGATCTGCTCCTCCGCATAGGCTGCGTATCGGCGCAGGGCTTCCTTTATAGCCGCCCCGTGCCGGAAGAGGCCGTCGCCGATATGTTTTCTCGTGGCTTCGGTTCCCTTCAGCCCTCCTTAGGGTAGTTTTTTGCCGGTTTTTTCCCTGTAGAACTCTCTGTAGAAGACGAGGTTTTTCCTGAGCAGCTCCGGGGTATCCAGGCCGTAAGGACAATGGTTCTTGCAGTGATCGCAGTGTATGCAGTCCTCTATCTTTTCCATCTTGTCACGCCACTCGTCGGACATGAAGGGCTGCCAGGGCATCCTTCCCAAAAGGAGGGACATCCTGGCTGCCTGAGGAATGTCTATTCCGGCGGGGCAGGGCAGACAATAGCCGCATGAACGGCAGAAATCGCCGGAAAGTGCCTTTCTGTCCTCGTCTATGAGATCCTGGAGCTCCTCCAGCGACGGGGGAGCCGCTTCCAACTCGATAAACTGTTCCAGCTCCGACTTTTTCTGCATTCCCCATATGGGCACCACGTTATCGAACTGTCTCAAAAAGGCGAAGGATAATCTGGCGTCGGTGATAAGCCCGCCGGACATACCCTTCATGGCGATGAACCCTACGTTCCTTTTCGAGCATTCCTCCACCAACTCCACGTCCCTCTGGGCCGACAGATGGTTCAGGGGAAACTGCACCGTGTCGTAATATCCCGAGCGAACCGCCTCCATAGCCCTGTCCAGGCTGTGGTTGGTGTAGCCTATGAAACGAACCTTTCCCTCTTCTTTCAGCTCTGCCAGGGCGTCGTACATGCCGTCCTCTCCGCCGGGCAGAAAGACTTTCTTCGGATTGTGAAACTGCAGTATGTCCACGTAGTCGGTCTTCATAGTCGCCAGACTGGTCTCCACGTGCTCCCTTAGCTCTTGGGGCGTCGTGGCGTGGCTTTTGGTGGATATAACGATGCTGTCTCGAACGTCCGACAACGCCTTTCCGATCTTTTCCTCGCTGTCCGTGTAGGCCCTGGCGGTATCGAAGTAGTTGATTCCCTTCTCGAACGCCTCTCTCAACAGATCTGCCGCATCCTCAAGCGGAATCCTCTGTACCGGAAGAGCGCCGAAGCCGCTTCTGGTGACGGAAAGCCCTGTCCTTCCTAAAATCATCTTTTCCAAATGAAGCCCCCCCTCTCTGTGTAGATTATAGGGCAAGAGAGTCTCTCTTGGGTAAGAGGAGTGGAAGATGTGCCTAAATATACGTTTAGGGTAGTTACGACTTAAAATGTCGTATGTCTGGTGTAGTGTTTTAATGTCAATCTTTCTGAAGGTCAGGAAAGGGCTGAGTGGAAGGTTTAGTTATTCTTGCTGAAAACATTATCTACAAAATGCAATTACTCAGCAAGCTAGGTTGTTGGAATGTCTGTAAGGGGGTGTTAGAACAGGGCAGGAAGATACCTTATTAAAGCTGAAATTCTTTAAACAAGGAGATCTTCTCAATTAAAAAGAAAGAGGTTTTTGTTGTGACAAAAAGATTTATTAGTCTGTTCTTGTTCCACCTGGGCCTCGTCTTTCTCACAGTCTCAAAAACCATCAGATCCCATACCAGCGGACAATGCCGTCGATGTTCCATTGGACCAAACGCTATCCTGGGCACGCTGTTATAACGAGGATGGAACTCCAATAGCAGGATATACTATTCAAGTAAGAAACGAAAAGGGAACGTACATGAGCAGTGGAAGTATTTCATCTATAGGGTCAAGTAGAATTACTTTCGAAACGTCCGGCTTTTACCCAGGGGATAAGTACACTTGGGAAGTTAGTGCTAGGGATAACAGGGGGGCTGTTTGGAAAAGTACGTTTAGTTTTACGACAACAGCCGTAGCATTGCAGACCGGAAAAGCAATTCTTGCGTACTCTATTCCCGGTCAGGTGAACTCTATAATCGACAGCTCCGCTCATACCGTCACCGTGACTATGCCTAGCGGAACGGATGTATCCTCTCTGGTAGCCGAATTTACCCTCTCAGGCGGAGCCTCTTCTGAGGTCGGCGGAGTAGCCCAGACAAGCAAGAAGACCGCCAACGACTTTACGAATCCCGTTACCTATAGAGTTACCGCCGAGGATAAAAGCGTCCAGAACTGGGTAGTCAGGGTAAACGTTGCCCCAGCTCCAAGGATCGGCAAGGATATAACCAGTTACTCTATTCCCGGTCAGGTGAACTCTATAATCGACAGCTCCGCTCATACCGTCACCGTGACTATGCCTAGCGGAACGGATGTATCCTCTCTGGTAGCCGAATTTACCCTCTCAGGCGGAGCCTCTTCTGAGGTCGGTGGAGTAGCCCAAATCAGTAAAAAGACCGCCAATGACTTTACGAATCCCGTTACCTATAGAGTTACCGCCGAGGATGAAAGCGTTCAAAACTGGGTAGTCAGGGTAAACGTTGCCCCAGCTCCAAGAATCGGCAAGGATATAACCAGCTACTCTCTTCCCGGTCAGGTGAGTTCTATAATCGACAGCACCGCTCATACCGTCACCGTGACCATGCCTAGCGGAACGGATGTATCCTCTCTGGTGGCTGATTTTACCCTATCCGACGGAGCCTCCGCTGAGATTGGGTCTCTAATTCAGGAGAGTGGGGTAACCGCTAATGATTTTACATCTCCCGTCCCTTACAAGATAATCGCAGAAGATAAGTCTTTTCTGAATTGGACTGTCACGGTATATCTAGATACCGATCCTGTTACACCGGTGATACCAAAGGTTGAGCCTTCCGATATAGAACCTTTTAAATTGGAAGATGAAGATATAAGCTCCGGAGCCTGTCAAGCGAAATGTCGCAAAAAGATCGAATTGGAATGACTCAGTCTCTGCGCTTTTCCTGGGACTCTTTCTCCGGGTTCAGATAGACCGCCTCCTCGATGGAGCAGTTTCTTATCGGCCTGTTTCTCCATCTGTCCGGGTGTTTTCTCTTGGCTTCTTCCAGGGTTTTCTTCCTCTTTGCCAGTATCTCCGGGGCTTTCCCGTTATGCCTCTGCTCCGGCGTCACGTAGTTTAAGGCGCTGTGACGGTGGGTATGGTTGTACCAGGACACGAACCGGTAGGTCCAGGCCCTAGCGTCCTCTATGTCCCTGAAGCCTCCGCTGGGGAAGGCCGGTCTGTATTTCAGGGTCTTGAAGATCGATTCACTGTAGGGGTTGTCGTTGCTTACCCTCGGTCTGCTGTGGGAGAACAGTACTCCCAGTTTTTCCATGGTGGCCCTCAATGTGGCGCTTTTCATTGGGCTTCCGTTGTCGGCATGCAGGATCAGAGGTTTGTCGGCAAGGCGGATCTTCTCCGACAGGACCGCTTTGGTTACCACCTCTGACGCCAGCTCTCCCGATTCTTCGTCGTAGATCTCCCAGTCGACTATCTTTCTGCTGTAGAGGTCTATTATGAGGTACAGGTAGTAGAACAGGCCCTTGGCCGGTCCGCAGATGTAGGTTATATCCCAGGACCATAGCTGGTTGGGGCCGTCGGCTTTATGGGTTGTTATAGGTCTTTTTACCGGAGCCGCCGTTCTGCCTCTATGGTTGATCTGTCTGTGTTTCCTGAGTATCCTGTAGAATGTCGATTCAGAGGCGATGTATATGCCTTTTTCCAGTAGATCGTTCACTATCTGGGCTGGCGGTGCGCTGGCGTATTCCGGGCTGTTGGCTATCTCGAGTACTTTCCGTTCTTCCTCTT
This window encodes:
- a CDS encoding aldo/keto reductase, whose translation is MILGRTGLSVTRSGFGALPVQRIPLEDAADLLREAFEKGINYFDTARAYTDSEEKIGKALSDVRDSIVISTKSHATTPQELREHVETSLATMKTDYVDILQFHNPKKVFLPGGEDGMYDALAELKEEGKVRFIGYTNHSLDRAMEAVRSGYYDTVQFPLNHLSAQRDVELVEECSKRNVGFIAMKGMSGGLITDARLSFAFLRQFDNVVPIWGMQKKSELEQFIELEAAPPSLEELQDLIDEDRKALSGDFCRSCGYCLPCPAGIDIPQAARMSLLLGRMPWQPFMSDEWRDKMEKIEDCIHCDHCKNHCPYGLDTPELLRKNLVFYREFYREKTGKKLP
- a CDS encoding DUF5018 domain-containing protein — translated: MNSIIDSSAHTVTVTMPSGTDVSSLVAEFTLSGGASSEVGGVAQTSKKTANDFTNPVTYRVTAEDKSVQNWVVRVNVAPAPRIGKDITSYSIPGQVNSIIDSSAHTVTVTMPSGTDVSSLVAEFTLSGGASSEVGGVAQISKKTANDFTNPVTYRVTAEDESVQNWVVRVNVAPAPRIGKDITSYSLPGQVSSIIDSTAHTVTVTMPSGTDVSSLVADFTLSDGASAEIGSLIQESGVTANDFTSPVPYKIIAEDKSFLNWTVTVYLDTDPVTPVIPKVEPSDIEPFKLEDEDISSGACQAKCRKKIELE